From Anopheles funestus chromosome 3RL, idAnoFuneDA-416_04, whole genome shotgun sequence, a single genomic window includes:
- the LOC125770080 gene encoding ras GTPase-activating protein raskol isoform X4: protein MGQKVESTSRFTNFFSKRSFRSIPLKRTKSVIKLDRSKRGQGGIRGSRSHESLLSNHTVMSTIDLSGIGMIEVVPVHSSVLGRRHCFQVRGIARGERYYSCGTRQERDLWIYSLRKSISPNKHTIRRLDNSLKMWIYEAKSLPPKKRYFCEIYLDKTLYGRTSVKLRADLLFWGEFFDFPDVPGANTITVNVFREADKKKKRDKHVLVGSVVIPIEKVTARTFTEDWYQIVMDKQDNIIKSTSKEPIPTLRIKCRYQSIDILPLVAYKDFQDFLKENYKKVCEAIEPIIGVKAKEDIGQALVLLMHSQGMAASFLSDVVALDLLRVDDQRLTFRGNSLATKSMEAFLKLIGEQYLQDTLSIPIAEIIASDRDCEVDPTKVNGSLSRQQQALRRAVKSVWTAILESSRTFPVQLRDCFATFRERLQDLNREDMVDNLISASIFLRFLCPAILSPSLFNITNELPSARATRNLTLVAKTLQTLANFTRFQGKENFMEFLNDFLEQEAPRMKQFLYDISCTDCNNEDNFLDWSGCIDQGRQLSILHSLLSEIVLKLSAEKQHEIHPLPAILESITKAKETHCTNAQTEEEQGCDGKLQYAHQQESYAAKTIGIGSNQLGTVSSTLCDKNLNIYKYNDYTAEAQNVLLVTKQNHSSNSSLAHSTGASNNSLVTSLKLLNGAPDKSGISSGTSNKYSFNHPQHSTSRMNIVGCTSLRTYSATATGAASGMMNNMATNSLRNEKDKTNNLQGDIRASTLPRYSNYTTSVSVGEKVFGGDKPIGLGREINENATPNAANCNLIQIDIDPSNPFNRKSPTPLMKNLSYSHYIASNWNQKGSQQSLLSPVSDHSDLEKNALNLGIPHTETSREQQYAQCTYTTAPQKPATVATISSYAPRRTTVTTNPSKMPMSLEDLEDLLNYADEQKQSTMGDCVSGRSASITGGVCESTSTNAKGLLGCNGSSVSIGQISNICSSGYQSIPNQSACSSPGELAGQQRIEYVANKAPPPRKLTTTLIGYNTGNGIDLCLNERSTTKAELPASSINLQLFKDRDQATTSHITDRREHEIPYKQSNPGRILNNNYVDSAYDVIPSFKSTLSGSAIVSTGHSPAKTNSRNVAPDTVEYFETNRTTNQQSRQKRNIMQGARNCGDSMHSESSSDERFSNTTSENYNEFDSLTTANVSSIERNPVSINNGNDYDPTATGLYGRRIGSNRMPRTNPLMQYKKDDNSSEVLGQAIGGNFGVGFQNGHRDHSFQNRHHRRLSLECARTLSDSSTDETESGNARTFNANHHSQQHHHTTTTSHHNNLRENENKRRRNPNKSVEQCEREIQRLQASLDSMRQKLEMSEPLEGNTDKLEAVAKHSDSKIRSIIGRLLTMEEELRQEQYKMSLVLSHKQRVIEAQGQQIAALDAANNRLLSALSTLQNRYESQSNQSDDTSSSHPNAGASSC from the exons ATGGGCCAGAAGGTGGAATCGACATCAAGATTTAcgaatttcttttccaaaag GTCCTTTCGATCGATACCACTAAAGCGGACAAAATCAGTTATCAAGCTGGACCGCTCCAAACGCGGCCAAGGCGGTATAAGAGGATCTAGATCGCATGAAAGTCTGCTGTCGAATCACACAGTGATGTCTACGATTGATCTATCCGGTATCGGAATGATCGAGGTAGTACCCGTCCATTCATCCGTACTTGGTAGACGCCATTGCTTTCAAGTGCGAGGAATCGCACGCGGAGAACGCTACTACAGTTGCGGTACACGGCAGGAACGTGATCTGTGGATATATAGTTTGCGTAAATCCATCTCACCCAACAAGCACACCATACGGCGCCTGGATAATTCGTTGAAAATGTGGATTTACGAGGCAAAATCTCTGCCACCGAAGAAGCGCTATTTCTGTGAAATTTACCTCGACAAAACATTGTACGGCCGAACATCGGTGAAGCTGCGAGCCGATCTTCTGTTTTGgggtgaattttttgatttcccCGATGTACCAGGAGCAAACACTATCACCGTAAACGTGTTCCGAGAGGcggataagaagaaaaagcgcGATAAGCACGTGCTAGTTGGATCTGTCGTAATCCCTATTGAAAAAGTAACTGCCCGTACGTTTACGGAAGATTGGTACCAAATTGTAATGGATAAGCAGGACAACATTATTAAAAGCACATCCAAAGAACCGATACCAACGCTTAGAATCAAATGTCGATATCAATCGATTGACATTCTTCCTTTGGTTGCATATAAGGACTTTCAAGActttttgaaggaaaattacaaaaaagtaTGCGAAGCGATCGAACCAATAATTGGCGTTAAAGCTAAGGAGGACATAGGACAAGCGCTGGTATTGCTAATGCATTCCCAAGGGATGGCTGCCTCTTTTTTGTCCGATGTGGTTGCGCTAGATTTATTGCGAGTTGACGATCAACGATTGACGTTTCGTGGTAATTCGCTGGCCACGAAAAGCATGGAAGCTTTCCTGAAGCTCATCGGAGAACAGTATCTGCAGGACACGCTATCCATACCGATAGCGGAAATAATTGCTTCCGATCGAGATTGTGAGGTAGATCCTACGAAGGTGAATGGATCATTATCACGGCAACAGCAGGCTCTTCGAAGAGCCGTCAAATCTGTTTGGACAGCAATCTTGGAAAGCAGTCGCACTTTTCCGGTTCAGTTGCGCGATTGTTTCGCCACATTTCGTGAACGGTTGCAAGATTTAAATCGTGAAGACATGGTCGACAACTTGATAAGTGCATctatttttttgcgttttttgtgTCCGGCTATACTGTCACCAAGTTTGTTTAACATTACGAACGAGCTACCATCCGCTCGAGCTACACGAAATTTGACTCTCGTTGCCAAAACGCTGCAAACGTTGGCAAACTTTACGCGCTTCCAAGGGAAAGAGAATTTTATGGaatttttaaacgattttcttGAACAAGAAGCTCCCCGAATGAAACAGTTTCTTTACGACATATCCTGCACCGATTGTAATAACGAGGATAACTTTCTGGACTGGTCGGGATGCATTGATCAAGGAAGGCAGCTGTCGATTTTGCATAGCTTACTATCGGAAATAGTGCTGAAGCTGTCGGCAGAAAAGCAACACGAAATTCACCCACTGCCTGCTATACTAGAATCGATCACGAAAGCAAAGGAAACTCATTGCACTAACGCACAAACTGAAGAAGAGCAAGGTTGTGATGGAAAATTGCAATACGCTCATCAACAAGAAAGCTATGCAGCCAAAACTATCGGAATTGGAAGCAATCAGCTAGGTACCGTATCATCGACATTATGTGACaagaatttaaacatttacaaGTACAACGATTACACTGCCGAAGCACAGAACGTGCTACTAGTGACAAAACAGAACCATTCATCCAATAGTTCATTGGCTCATTCCACGGGAGCCTCTAATAATTCACTAGTTACCAGCTTGAAGCTACTAAACGGTGCGCCAGACAAAAGTGGCATCAGTTCCGGTACATCGAACAAATATAGTTTCAATCATCCTCAGCACAGTACCAGCAGAATGAACATCGTCGGCTGCACCAGTTTGCGGACGTATtccgctaccgctaccggagCTGCGTCTGGTATGATGAACAATATGGCGACAAACAGTTTACGAAACGAAaaggacaaaacaaacaatttgcaGGGTGATATACGGGCAAGTACATTGCCACGGTATAGCAACTACACGACAAGTGTATCCGTTGGTGAGAAAGTGTTTGGCGGCGATAAACCAATAGGATTGGGTCGCGAAATCAATGAAAACGCCACGCCCAATGCAGCAAACTGCAATCTTATTCAGATTGACATAGATCCGAGCAATCcttttaatagaaaaagtcCCACTCCGTTGATGAAGAATCTTTCCTACAGTCATTATATTGCTAGCAACTGGAATCAAAAAGGGTCGCAACAAAGCCTTTTAAGCCCTGTTTCTGATCATAgcgatttggaaaaaaatgcccTTAATTTGGGTATTCCGCATACTGAGACAAGCCGCGAACAACAGTATGCTCAATGTACCTACACGACCGCACCACAGAAACCCGCAACTGTCGCAACAATATCGTCGTATGCACCACGTCGAACTACGGTAACAACCAACCCTTCAAAAATGCCAATGAGTCTAGAAGATTTGGAAGATCTGTTGAACTATGCCGATGAGCAAAAGCAAAGTACCATGGGTGATTGTGTATCAGGTCGTAGCGCCAGCATCACCGGTGGTGTATGCGAGTCTACTAGCACAAATGCGAAAGGTCTGCTTGGTTGCAACGGTAGCAGTGTATCAATCGGCCAAATTTCGAACATTTGTAGTTCGGGTTACCAAAGCATCCCAAATCAATCGGCATGTTCGAGCCCAGGGGAATTGGCTGGCCAGCAGCGAATAGAATATGTTGCCAACAAAGCACCGCCACCGCGCAAGCTAACGACCACGCTAATTGGATACAACACAGGAAATGGTATTGATTTATGCTTGAATGAGCGTTCGACTACCAAAGCAGAATTGCCGGCGTCCAGTATTAACTTGCAGCTATTTAAAGATCGTGACCAAGCAACCACATCACATATCACCGATCGTCGCGAGCATGAAATACCGTATAAGCAGAGCAACCCTGGtagaattttaaacaataattacGTTGATAGTGCATATGATGTCATACCATCGTTCAAAAGTACCCTGTCTGGAAGTGCAATAGTTAGCACCGGCCATAGTCCAGCGAAGACAAATTCGCGCAATGTCGCGCCAGATACTGTCGAATATTTTGAGACCAACCGAACTACTAATCAGCAATCgcgacaaaaaagaaacatcatgCAAGGAGCTCGTAATTGCGGTGATAGTATGCACAGTGAGTCGAGCAGTGATGAACGATTCAGCAATACTACGTCAGAAAACTACAACGAATTTGACTCTTTAACCACAGCAAACGTGTCGTCTATAGAACGAAACCCTGTTTCAATCAACAATGGGAATGATTATGATCCTACTGCCACTGGTCTGTACGGACGCCGAATAGGTAGCAACCGTATGCCGCGGACAAATCCTTTGATGCAG tacaaaaagGATGACAATTCATCGGAGGTCCTTGGTCAAGCAATTGGTGGCAATTTTGGTGTTGGTTTTCAAAATGGACATCGAGATCACAGTTTTCAAAATCGTCACCATCGGCGGCTTTCGCTGGAGTGCGCACGGACGTTATCCGATAGCTCTACTGACGAAACCGAAAGTGGTAACGCAAGAACGTTCAATGCGAACCATCACtcgcaacaacatcatcacacTACCACTACTTCACATCACAACAATTTAAGGGAAAATGAGAACAAAAGGCGACGAAATCCCAACAAATCTGTTGAGCAATGCGAGCGAGAAATTCAGCGACTACAAGCATCGTTAGACTCTATGCGTCAAAAGCTTGAAATGTCCGAACCATTGGAAGGAAATACCGATAAACTAGAGGCTGTTGCGAAACACAGCGATAGTAAGATTCGTAGCATAATCGGAAG GTTGCTAACTATGGAAGAGGAATTGCGGCAAGAACAGTACAAAATGTCTCTGGTATTGTCTCACAAGCAACGGGTAATCGAAGCACAAGGACAGCAAATTGCAGCCTTAGATGCGGCCAACAATCGACTACTTTCAGCATTGTCTACCTTGCAGAACCGATATGAAAGTCAATCTAATCAAAGTGATGATACCTCATCGTCGCACCCCAACGCGGGTGCTTCCTCTTGCTAG
- the LOC125770080 gene encoding ras GTPase-activating protein raskol isoform X3, protein MGWCIKELSTPSIDTSYEKACRRGSAPNTPVMGQKVESTSRFTNFFSKRSFRSIPLKRTKSVIKLDRSKRGQGGIRGSRSHESLLSNHTVMSTIDLSGIGMIEVVPVHSSVLGRRHCFQVRGIARGERYYSCGTRQERDLWIYSLRKSISPNKHTIRRLDNSLKMWIYEAKSLPPKKRYFCEIYLDKTLYGRTSVKLRADLLFWGEFFDFPDVPGANTITVNVFREADKKKKRDKHVLVGSVVIPIEKVTARTFTEDWYQIVMDKQDNIIKSTSKEPIPTLRIKCRYQSIDILPLVAYKDFQDFLKENYKKVCEAIEPIIGVKAKEDIGQALVLLMHSQGMAASFLSDVVALDLLRVDDQRLTFRGNSLATKSMEAFLKLIGEQYLQDTLSIPIAEIIASDRDCEVDPTKVNGSLSRQQQALRRAVKSVWTAILESSRTFPVQLRDCFATFRERLQDLNREDMVDNLISASIFLRFLCPAILSPSLFNITNELPSARATRNLTLVAKTLQTLANFTRFQGKENFMEFLNDFLEQEAPRMKQFLYDISCTDCNNEDNFLDWSGCIDQGRQLSILHSLLSEIVLKLSAEKQHEIHPLPAILESITKAKETHCTNAQTEEEQGCDGKLQYAHQQESYAAKTIGIGSNQLGTVSSTLCDKNLNIYKYNDYTAEAQNVLLVTKQNHSSNSSLAHSTGASNNSLVTSLKLLNGAPDKSGISSGTSNKYSFNHPQHSTSRMNIVGCTSLRTYSATATGAASGMMNNMATNSLRNEKDKTNNLQGDIRASTLPRYSNYTTSVSVGEKVFGGDKPIGLGREINENATPNAANCNLIQIDIDPSNPFNRKSPTPLMKNLSYSHYIASNWNQKGSQQSLLSPVSDHSDLEKNALNLGIPHTETSREQQYAQCTYTTAPQKPATVATISSYAPRRTTVTTNPSKMPMSLEDLEDLLNYADEQKQSTMGDCVSGRSASITGGVCESTSTNAKGLLGCNGSSVSIGQISNICSSGYQSIPNQSACSSPGELAGQQRIEYVANKAPPPRKLTTTLIGYNTGNGIDLCLNERSTTKAELPASSINLQLFKDRDQATTSHITDRREHEIPYKQSNPGRILNNNYVDSAYDVIPSFKSTLSGSAIVSTGHSPAKTNSRNVAPDTVEYFETNRTTNQQSRQKRNIMQGARNCGDSMHSESSSDERFSNTTSENYNEFDSLTTANVSSIERNPVSINNGNDYDPTATGLYGRRIGSNRMPRTNPLMQYKKDDNSSEVLGQAIGGNFGVGFQNGHRDHSFQNRHHRRLSLECARTLSDSSTDETESGNARTFNANHHSQQHHHTTTTSHHNNLRENENKRRRNPNKSVEQCEREIQRLQASLDSMRQKLEMSEPLEGNTDKLEAVAKHSDSKIRSIIGRLLTMEEELRQEQYKMSLVLSHKQRVIEAQGQQIAALDAANNRLLSALSTLQNRYESQSNQSDDTSSSHPNAGASSC, encoded by the exons ATGGGATGGTGTATCAAAGAACTTTCCACACCGAGCATAG ATACTTCGTACGAAAAGGCGTGTCGTCGGGGATCAGCACCGAACACGCCTGTCATGGGCCAGAAGGTGGAATCGACATCAAGATTTAcgaatttcttttccaaaag GTCCTTTCGATCGATACCACTAAAGCGGACAAAATCAGTTATCAAGCTGGACCGCTCCAAACGCGGCCAAGGCGGTATAAGAGGATCTAGATCGCATGAAAGTCTGCTGTCGAATCACACAGTGATGTCTACGATTGATCTATCCGGTATCGGAATGATCGAGGTAGTACCCGTCCATTCATCCGTACTTGGTAGACGCCATTGCTTTCAAGTGCGAGGAATCGCACGCGGAGAACGCTACTACAGTTGCGGTACACGGCAGGAACGTGATCTGTGGATATATAGTTTGCGTAAATCCATCTCACCCAACAAGCACACCATACGGCGCCTGGATAATTCGTTGAAAATGTGGATTTACGAGGCAAAATCTCTGCCACCGAAGAAGCGCTATTTCTGTGAAATTTACCTCGACAAAACATTGTACGGCCGAACATCGGTGAAGCTGCGAGCCGATCTTCTGTTTTGgggtgaattttttgatttcccCGATGTACCAGGAGCAAACACTATCACCGTAAACGTGTTCCGAGAGGcggataagaagaaaaagcgcGATAAGCACGTGCTAGTTGGATCTGTCGTAATCCCTATTGAAAAAGTAACTGCCCGTACGTTTACGGAAGATTGGTACCAAATTGTAATGGATAAGCAGGACAACATTATTAAAAGCACATCCAAAGAACCGATACCAACGCTTAGAATCAAATGTCGATATCAATCGATTGACATTCTTCCTTTGGTTGCATATAAGGACTTTCAAGActttttgaaggaaaattacaaaaaagtaTGCGAAGCGATCGAACCAATAATTGGCGTTAAAGCTAAGGAGGACATAGGACAAGCGCTGGTATTGCTAATGCATTCCCAAGGGATGGCTGCCTCTTTTTTGTCCGATGTGGTTGCGCTAGATTTATTGCGAGTTGACGATCAACGATTGACGTTTCGTGGTAATTCGCTGGCCACGAAAAGCATGGAAGCTTTCCTGAAGCTCATCGGAGAACAGTATCTGCAGGACACGCTATCCATACCGATAGCGGAAATAATTGCTTCCGATCGAGATTGTGAGGTAGATCCTACGAAGGTGAATGGATCATTATCACGGCAACAGCAGGCTCTTCGAAGAGCCGTCAAATCTGTTTGGACAGCAATCTTGGAAAGCAGTCGCACTTTTCCGGTTCAGTTGCGCGATTGTTTCGCCACATTTCGTGAACGGTTGCAAGATTTAAATCGTGAAGACATGGTCGACAACTTGATAAGTGCATctatttttttgcgttttttgtgTCCGGCTATACTGTCACCAAGTTTGTTTAACATTACGAACGAGCTACCATCCGCTCGAGCTACACGAAATTTGACTCTCGTTGCCAAAACGCTGCAAACGTTGGCAAACTTTACGCGCTTCCAAGGGAAAGAGAATTTTATGGaatttttaaacgattttcttGAACAAGAAGCTCCCCGAATGAAACAGTTTCTTTACGACATATCCTGCACCGATTGTAATAACGAGGATAACTTTCTGGACTGGTCGGGATGCATTGATCAAGGAAGGCAGCTGTCGATTTTGCATAGCTTACTATCGGAAATAGTGCTGAAGCTGTCGGCAGAAAAGCAACACGAAATTCACCCACTGCCTGCTATACTAGAATCGATCACGAAAGCAAAGGAAACTCATTGCACTAACGCACAAACTGAAGAAGAGCAAGGTTGTGATGGAAAATTGCAATACGCTCATCAACAAGAAAGCTATGCAGCCAAAACTATCGGAATTGGAAGCAATCAGCTAGGTACCGTATCATCGACATTATGTGACaagaatttaaacatttacaaGTACAACGATTACACTGCCGAAGCACAGAACGTGCTACTAGTGACAAAACAGAACCATTCATCCAATAGTTCATTGGCTCATTCCACGGGAGCCTCTAATAATTCACTAGTTACCAGCTTGAAGCTACTAAACGGTGCGCCAGACAAAAGTGGCATCAGTTCCGGTACATCGAACAAATATAGTTTCAATCATCCTCAGCACAGTACCAGCAGAATGAACATCGTCGGCTGCACCAGTTTGCGGACGTATtccgctaccgctaccggagCTGCGTCTGGTATGATGAACAATATGGCGACAAACAGTTTACGAAACGAAaaggacaaaacaaacaatttgcaGGGTGATATACGGGCAAGTACATTGCCACGGTATAGCAACTACACGACAAGTGTATCCGTTGGTGAGAAAGTGTTTGGCGGCGATAAACCAATAGGATTGGGTCGCGAAATCAATGAAAACGCCACGCCCAATGCAGCAAACTGCAATCTTATTCAGATTGACATAGATCCGAGCAATCcttttaatagaaaaagtcCCACTCCGTTGATGAAGAATCTTTCCTACAGTCATTATATTGCTAGCAACTGGAATCAAAAAGGGTCGCAACAAAGCCTTTTAAGCCCTGTTTCTGATCATAgcgatttggaaaaaaatgcccTTAATTTGGGTATTCCGCATACTGAGACAAGCCGCGAACAACAGTATGCTCAATGTACCTACACGACCGCACCACAGAAACCCGCAACTGTCGCAACAATATCGTCGTATGCACCACGTCGAACTACGGTAACAACCAACCCTTCAAAAATGCCAATGAGTCTAGAAGATTTGGAAGATCTGTTGAACTATGCCGATGAGCAAAAGCAAAGTACCATGGGTGATTGTGTATCAGGTCGTAGCGCCAGCATCACCGGTGGTGTATGCGAGTCTACTAGCACAAATGCGAAAGGTCTGCTTGGTTGCAACGGTAGCAGTGTATCAATCGGCCAAATTTCGAACATTTGTAGTTCGGGTTACCAAAGCATCCCAAATCAATCGGCATGTTCGAGCCCAGGGGAATTGGCTGGCCAGCAGCGAATAGAATATGTTGCCAACAAAGCACCGCCACCGCGCAAGCTAACGACCACGCTAATTGGATACAACACAGGAAATGGTATTGATTTATGCTTGAATGAGCGTTCGACTACCAAAGCAGAATTGCCGGCGTCCAGTATTAACTTGCAGCTATTTAAAGATCGTGACCAAGCAACCACATCACATATCACCGATCGTCGCGAGCATGAAATACCGTATAAGCAGAGCAACCCTGGtagaattttaaacaataattacGTTGATAGTGCATATGATGTCATACCATCGTTCAAAAGTACCCTGTCTGGAAGTGCAATAGTTAGCACCGGCCATAGTCCAGCGAAGACAAATTCGCGCAATGTCGCGCCAGATACTGTCGAATATTTTGAGACCAACCGAACTACTAATCAGCAATCgcgacaaaaaagaaacatcatgCAAGGAGCTCGTAATTGCGGTGATAGTATGCACAGTGAGTCGAGCAGTGATGAACGATTCAGCAATACTACGTCAGAAAACTACAACGAATTTGACTCTTTAACCACAGCAAACGTGTCGTCTATAGAACGAAACCCTGTTTCAATCAACAATGGGAATGATTATGATCCTACTGCCACTGGTCTGTACGGACGCCGAATAGGTAGCAACCGTATGCCGCGGACAAATCCTTTGATGCAG tacaaaaagGATGACAATTCATCGGAGGTCCTTGGTCAAGCAATTGGTGGCAATTTTGGTGTTGGTTTTCAAAATGGACATCGAGATCACAGTTTTCAAAATCGTCACCATCGGCGGCTTTCGCTGGAGTGCGCACGGACGTTATCCGATAGCTCTACTGACGAAACCGAAAGTGGTAACGCAAGAACGTTCAATGCGAACCATCACtcgcaacaacatcatcacacTACCACTACTTCACATCACAACAATTTAAGGGAAAATGAGAACAAAAGGCGACGAAATCCCAACAAATCTGTTGAGCAATGCGAGCGAGAAATTCAGCGACTACAAGCATCGTTAGACTCTATGCGTCAAAAGCTTGAAATGTCCGAACCATTGGAAGGAAATACCGATAAACTAGAGGCTGTTGCGAAACACAGCGATAGTAAGATTCGTAGCATAATCGGAAG GTTGCTAACTATGGAAGAGGAATTGCGGCAAGAACAGTACAAAATGTCTCTGGTATTGTCTCACAAGCAACGGGTAATCGAAGCACAAGGACAGCAAATTGCAGCCTTAGATGCGGCCAACAATCGACTACTTTCAGCATTGTCTACCTTGCAGAACCGATATGAAAGTCAATCTAATCAAAGTGATGATACCTCATCGTCGCACCCCAACGCGGGTGCTTCCTCTTGCTAG